Within the Sphingobium baderi genome, the region CGCCCTGCCCCTGCTGCTGGCCGCCCAGGGCGCAGCGTTCGCGCAAGCCGCCGACCCGCTTACGGCCACGGCGCGCGATGCCGAAAACGAATTGCGGCAGACCTTCGTCAATCTGCAATTCGAGGATTTCGGGCCGGCGCCCGTCAAGGGCCCGATCTACCAGGCGACGGCAGGCGGCCGCATCATCTATTATGCGCCTGACAGCGAGCATCTGCTGTTCGCGGAGATCTACGACCGCAACGGCCAGAACCTTACCGCGCTGGCGCAGAACGCCGCTTCAGCGAAGAAACTCGCCGGGATCGACATTGACAAGGCGCTAGCGATCGGTCCGGCGGGCGCGCCCACGGTTGTCGAATTCACCGATCCCGACTGCCCCTACTGCCGCGCGCTCGACCGTTTCTGGGCCGCGAAGGCCGCTGAAGGCAAGCCGGTACGGCGCCTGATCTTCTTCGTCTCCGGCATCCACGCCGAGGCCGCCGCCAAGGCGGAGCATGTCCTTTGCTCGCCGGACAAGGAAGCGGCGTTCAAGGCGATCTACGCCGGAGCCGCGCCGACACCTCTGCGCACATGCGCGGAGGGCAAGGCCAGGGTCGAGGCGCATGCCGGAATCGTCGGCAAGACCGGCATCACCGGCACGCCGACCCTGATCGCGGACGGACAGATGATTTCCGGGTTCCGGCAGGCCGAGATCGAGGCGTTCCTCGACGGCAAGAAGGCGCTCGCGAATGCCGGCCGCTGATCGCCTCCTGACCCCCACCATCGCGAACGCGCGGCGCATCGCTTCTGCCGTCCGGCAGGTCGGCGCCGCCGCGCAAATCCCAATGCCGGCGGCGGGACCCGAACCGGGCCGTCCAGCCTCGCCGTCGGCCGACAGCGATCCCAATCGATGCCGGCAAGCAGTCCCCGGAGCGGCCCATCTTCACTGGAGCAAGTGCATGTTGAAGACTCTTCGCAGACAAACCGCCGACATCGCCAATGTCGGTATTCCCGTTACCCTCCTCGCGCTGCTCGGAGCCGGCGGGGCTCACGCCTTCTCGGCGCCGGCTGCCGGCGACCTCGGCTACGACATCTACGATATCGTGGTCAATCAAGGGGTCAAAGGCCCGCTCGGCTTCGTCGGCGGCGTCGCGGCCTTCCTGTTCGGCGTGAGCAGGCTCTTCTCGAACATCATGATCGGCATCCCGACCATCGTGGCGGCCGTCTGCCTGATCAAGGCGGACTCGATCCTCCAGACATTCGGAATGGTCATCTGACGGATTGGTCCGCCGCCGCGCCTGGGCGCGGCCGGCGGACCTCAACGGGCCAGGGCGCATGAGGCGCGCTGGCGGGACACCCCCCGAAGTTCAACCAGCTTCGCAGGGAGGTCACGACGCAAGGAGGAGAAGGCTCGTGGACGAGCGGCTACCCCAATATCTGCACAAACCCGTCCAGATCCTGTGGTTCGGATCGGACGAGTTCGTGCTCGTGATCACGGTGATCTTCGTCGCCGTGATCGTGGGCGGGATGCTCGGTTGGGCGCTCGTCGCGGGTCTTCTCCTTTTCGTACCCTGGCTCCGCACCAAGCCGCGCGGCTTCATCCCGCACATGGCCTGGCGCTGGGGCCTCGTCCGCTGGTCCAACTATCCGGGTCCGACCCAGACCCGGTTCTACGAATGAGGCGGGCCATGTTCGGACGCAAATCCCCCGGCACACCCCCACGCGATCCGCTGATCGGCAGGCCCGGCAGCTATGGCATCCACCGCTACCTGCAGGGGGCGAGCAACCTGTTCGAGGAGAACCGGCTGCTGAAGCTCGCCGTCATCGGCCTGTTCGGGATCACGGCGGTGCTGGGCATGGTGATCTACACCTCCAACCAGAACACCCGGACGGTCATCGTCCCCTTCGGCGCGGGCGGCGACCTCTATGTCACGGGCGGCGAGCCGTCCGAGGCCTATCTGCGCTCGATGACCCGCAATGTCGTGTCGCTCTCGGGCACCTACTCGGCC harbors:
- a CDS encoding DsbC family protein, translated to MRIRKFAASLGASVPALPLLLAAQGAAFAQAADPLTATARDAENELRQTFVNLQFEDFGPAPVKGPIYQATAGGRIIYYAPDSEHLLFAEIYDRNGQNLTALAQNAASAKKLAGIDIDKALAIGPAGAPTVVEFTDPDCPYCRALDRFWAAKAAEGKPVRRLIFFVSGIHAEAAAKAEHVLCSPDKEAAFKAIYAGAAPTPLRTCAEGKARVEAHAGIVGKTGITGTPTLIADGQMISGFRQAEIEAFLDGKKALANAGR
- a CDS encoding type IV conjugative transfer system protein TraL; its protein translation is MDERLPQYLHKPVQILWFGSDEFVLVITVIFVAVIVGGMLGWALVAGLLLFVPWLRTKPRGFIPHMAWRWGLVRWSNYPGPTQTRFYE
- a CDS encoding TraE/TraK family type IV conjugative transfer system protein, which produces MFGRKSPGTPPRDPLIGRPGSYGIHRYLQGASNLFEENRLLKLAVIGLFGITAVLGMVIYTSNQNTRTVIVPFGAGGDLYVTGGEPSEAYLRSMTRNVVSLSGTYSAYSADRQFQELLSITHPSTYNSLRDSLNRLLDELANNPTLSIATYIRPDQPVTWTRTEILVPVEKVRVIGGVIRKFRGNLRIRYVIDNGRFWLTALTEENFDANPR